The Colletotrichum destructivum chromosome 8, complete sequence genome includes the window GGTAGTGGAAGGGGCGCCCGGAGCAGCTCTGTTAGCTGGGGGCGCGgtctcgacgacggctggGACAGGAACGGGTGTTTGCTTGTCTGTCCGAGGCCGcttcttgttgttctctTTCGAAGCACTAGGGGGCGCGAAGCTGCCCAGGGGGGGCATCTTCTGGCCGCTCATACTGGGCTGAGGGGTCTGGTTCGGACCAGGGCCGGGAGGGAGCTCGTCACTGGGTCGTCCGGGTGTTCCCTTCCCCTGTCCAGCAGACTCGGGCAAGAACTGCTTGAAGTCTTCAAGCAAATCAGGTGCGGTATGAAACAGTGTCGTAACTTGAGCGTAAACGTCCTGTATGGGTTTTTGTTCACGCTGATAAGTCTGGAGAATTTCAAGGAATTGTTTGTAAATCTCAGGCTTATCCTGAAAGCGGTTCTGCGGCGTGGTTAGTGCGCGAGGCCTCAGCCTGGGGAAGGTGAGGCCGAGAAAGCCCAGGTAGACTGACCTTGATTTTATTCACGTAGCTGATAGCATGGTTGAACTCAACCGGTCCGCGGCGTTCCAAATTTgcctgttgctgttggtTGGTAGTACCATTCATGTTAGCGGGTCCCCCGACCGGAGGGGTGTGCGCGTTGCGAGGCGGCTGCTGTGCGTTATTCGCGTGAGCAGCACCCTGCAAAGGAGGGCCACGCTGTTGAGCCACGCCTTGTGCCTCGAAAGCCGCCGCTAGATTCTGGGCCGCAGGGCCAAAAGACCCAGGACCGTTTTGCACAGGCGTGCTGAAGTTGGCTTCGGGGCTCTCGATGCTATGTTggggctgctgcggcggcggcggcggcggctgctgcggccAGTTGTTTCCGCGCTGAGGGAAAAGCGGCTGCGAGGCACCGCTGGGATGCGCGTGACCCTCGACTTGCGTGCCTCGACCCGCAATGGATTGAACGGTGGTACCCATCGGCGTTGTGACCCTGATGGTGTTGGGATCGTTACCAGCTCCGCATTCAATTCGGTATCCCGGGGGCAAGAAGGTGTTGAAGCCTTGGATCAGATTGGGGTGGCCAGCGAAAAGCTCCGAGACGCGGTTGATAACCCCGGGAGTATCGATCCTGTTACGGTCAGCCGCGCCAATGAGGCGGCGGGTAGATCACCTACGCTTGGCTTTTGAAGTCCTTCATGATATCGAGGAAGCGATTGTACACGTCGGGCTGGTCGTGAAATTGTACCTTGACCTGGTCTAGATACGTCAAGGCATCCTGTCATTCATGATTAGCCCACTCTCCACCGCCAATGGTCAACTCGGTCCCAAGCTATACAGTGACCATGTCCGCCTTATCCGCCATGGCTGCGGTCGTGTGTGATTCCCGGACTACGAGCAGTTTGATGGAATTCGCATTGTTTGGGGCAGTGGGTAAGATGAGAaatgatgaagaagaggcgcGAATGGACATGGAGGGATTGAAGAGGATGTAATATGCGCGcggggcggcgcggcgctgCATCCTGCCTaggcgacctgggccgtATCGGCACAGCAGCCCACACTGGTTTCCACTTTGGATGGTCAAGCCACAGGCAAAAGCATCGGCAAACATGGCTTTCGCGTCATGCAAACTCACAAGTGAAGATATTAACTTACATTCAAAATAGGCTGTTGGCCATGGGCAATGCCGCCCTGCCCTTGCTGTTGCGTCTGACCCTggccaacagcagcaccagtGGCAGCGCTGCCGCTGTTcgcaccaccgccaccgtATAATCCTTGTTGCATCGGTTGTTGGGCATCGCGCTGCTGTAAGGGGCCTCCGAATACAGGAGGCCCACCGCTGGCAGCACCGAGGGAACTGCTAGGAGGGACGGTCGTGTGCGGGATCGGTGCGAACATCTGGTGCTGGGCATTCGGGTTGCTCGGTCCGCCGTGCTGCGGAGGTCTATTGTTATCGGGCTGAAGGGGACCGCCAAAGTTGGCGCCAGGTCCTGACGGAGCACCAAGAGGCATTGGGGGCCCAGAAGATCCTGAGCCGTGGTTtgcgagaaggccgccagGGCTGTGAATTGCGCCCATCGCGCGAGACGCGACGGGCTGGTGTATTGGGATCGAGCCGGCATTGCTATGATGAGGAGGCCCAGGAGGGTAGCCTTCACGGCGACGTCTGTCGGCCTGTTCTTGTTCGCGTCGTTCCATTTCGTCGGCTTCCtggacgagacgacgacggtttTCTGTCTCGCGCTCGTAagcgtcggcctcgtcagcGGGTTTACCGCTCATCATCCTGAGATCGATCGTCCTCTGTCGTTTAAAAGTCAGCAATGGACATGGAGGACAGGCGCATGAAGGGAGGGGTTGTGGTGGGAGCTTTCGCGACTGAGAGAGCCTGAGGGGGGCTGGATCATCATCCACGCAGGCTTTGCATCGGCCAGCAGCTCCCAGAAGAAAGGGATCGTGAAAAGACCAGGAACTTACAGACTGATGCTGCAGAAAGTATAGTGCCTACATGAGGATAACACGGCTGATCTCAAACTGCGGTACCGAAGGCCTACAAGGACGTCACGACGAGAAATTTCGTGACGGATTACAAGCTTGGTAGCTGCTACTCAAACCCCTTCCTGGCTGATTGGAACGAGAACCCGCCGAGCACGGAAGAAGCCGCATCACGTGATGATAAGGTCGTTATCGAGGAACCCCCGCTTTCCGATCCCGATTTGGCACAGATGGGCGGATTTCATCCAAAGTTCAGTATTGCGAACACTGCAGGGAGTTCTGCGAGTATTGTTCCCAAAGCCAGGTGGACGAACTAATTACTTTGAGTTTCATATACCCGTCATGTATCTTCCTTTAAATTTGATGGCAAAGACCTGGCTCAGCCTGGATGGTAGGTAGAGTAGCAAAACCCTAGACCTGAACGTAGAGTCAGCATGGGTAATTGAATATCACAGCTTTCTGCAGGTCAAGAGAAGCATATCAATTCTCTGGCGATGTCCCCCTGCTGTGAGAGACACGATAGATATCTTTTCCACACCAAGCGCCAATCGGGTATTTCGACCTCTGCCATATTGACCATCCACTCTTGTATCTGAGCTATTCAGCCACGGGCCATGGGCCCTCGTCGCAAATCTAAAGGTTTAGACATAGTTGCGGACTTCCTTGATAATCCACTGTTTGAGTCACATGTCAGCCGGAGTTACTACCAAATCTGCTTGTGAGAAATTGTTTGGTGTTTGGGGTACTCACAACTTCGCCGTTAGCAACCGTGCTGGCGACGCTGATGACCTCAACGTTGCCAGGCTGGATCTGAGCGTTTTGTCAGTTTCCGCTTGCGAGCAACGTAGCGGTTAGCGTGTAACCCACAAACTTGGTCCCGTTCCTATTCTCCCACCAAACATCCCTATCGTCACCCAAAGTCTTGACCTTCTCGTTCTCAGGCCAAGGGCTTATATCAACCATGTGCGCCTCAACGAAGCGCTGGATATTCTTTTGTGCCCTTTCGCGaccgtcatcgccctcgtACACATTCTCCCCGAGTCGCTGATAGTCCTTGGGGTCTTCCCACGGCTTCCGTGGCAacttctcgacggcggagTTGAGCGGCGCCAGCACGGTGGTGTTGCGCGTTTGGTCATCGAGGCGGCAGGAGGCGGACTCGATGTCGCGTGTGAAGCCGGCAAAGATGTTGATGCTCCGGTCGCGGCCCATGACGTCGGAGAGCCTCACGCCGTCCAgagccggcggtggcagcCGGGAGTCGGATGGGTCTGAGGGCGACATGGCTGCTGGGCCGGCGGGGATGGGGTCCACGAGGGGTTTCTGGCGGAAGAAGCGCGGGGCGTAAAGGCCGGAGCGTTCGACGGGAAGCGATCGGAGCTGCGCTGTTACCACAGTGcaagcaagaagaagaatcAGGGCGGAGGGCCGTTTCATGATGGCTTCTGGATCATAAGTTTGAGTGGGCGTCAACGTCAAAGCAGAATTCGTGGTGGCTGCATTATCGCACGAACGCAGTACACCGGGCTCGTAAACCACTCGGTGACGCACTGGTCTGAGATATCAGGCGGTTCGGCGGCTCGAAACTCTTCTCGAGACCGGGTTTTTTTAGGCAATGTTAGGGCATTGATTGGTTATTCACACACATGACATCACCCACCCCTGCTCCAGTAATTCGCAGCTTGCAGTACTACCAGCGACTTTCAATTGCATCAAATGTAACGCGAAAGTGAGGTGTGCGCCGCGTCCCATTGCTCGACACCTCTTGGATGTGCAAAGCGCTTGTTTTCCGAGGATACGATGACGACCATCCGCTCATCAAGAGCTTCACTTTTCGCATTGCCTAAGGATGGGCGCACTCGCCGAGATGGACCGAAGGCGTCGCAAAGTCTCTGAGTCTTCGCCTCGGAGTCATTTGTCTCGCAACAAGCGATtgcggagacggcagaggcTCCACTTCTGTCTCGAGTTGCGGGTTACCACCAGCTGGGCGGACCTGTCGGGGCAGGGTCAGGAAGCGCGAGGGAGAGCGCTCGTTCGGGATTTTTTGCTGTATtcgaagagagaggggaggggcccTTGGGAAACCCTCAGCTTCAGTAACAGCAGCCACCACTGCCATCGATATCAACGTCCTCAGGAATCAACAAGCCATCATGATTCATGAAAGGACGAATTGAAACGAATAGGTGGCAAGCCGGGTGCCTCGCCGTCAGCGGAAGAACATCATCTGACCTGCCCAGACCTGCCCGGTCTTGTTGTCCCTAAGATCCCCTATCACATGTCAATGCATTGGTTACCGCACGGTGTGCATACTGCTCCTGCAACCCCCAAAGGTTTCTCAGGCGGTAGACTGGAGATGGCGGCCATACGCGGTAACGCGGGAGAAGTGAACTTTTACGAGGGCGGCGGAGTAGGAGGAAAGCTGGCATGGCTGGAATGCGACCTAGTAGTCGGCCCAGCGACGAAAAGAGGGGACGGCAATGCGCAATGGCCGGCTGGGGAAGATGCAGTGGCAGATCCTCGGTCAGGTGGTGAAGGTTC containing:
- a CDS encoding Putative FAS1 domain-containing protein Mug57; its protein translation is MKRPSALILLLACTVVTAQLRSLPVERSGLYAPRFFRQKPLVDPIPAGPAAMSPSDPSDSRLPPPALDGVRLSDVMGRDRSINIFAGFTRDIESASCRLDDQTRNTTVLAPLNSAVEKLPRKPWEDPKDYQRLGENVYEGDDGRERAQKNIQRFVEAHMVDISPWPENEKVKTLGDDRDVWWENRNGTKFIQPGNVEVISVASTVANGEVWIIKEVRNYV